A DNA window from Bacteroides cellulosilyticus contains the following coding sequences:
- a CDS encoding class II fructose-bisphosphate aldolase, which produces MINYKDLGLVNTREMFAKAIKGGYAIPAFNFNNMEQLQAIVKAAVETKSPVILQVSKGARQYANQTLLRYMAEGAVEYAKELGCKHPEIVLHLDHGDTFETCKSCIDMGFSSVMIDGSHLPYEENVALTKKVVDYAHQFDVTVEGELGVLAGVEDEVSAEHHTYTDPEEVIDFATRTGCDSLAISIGTSHGAYKFKPEQCHVDPKTGRLVPPPLAFEVLDAVMEKLPGFPIVLHGSSSVPQEEVETINKFGGKLEAAIGIPEEELRKAAKSAVCKINIDSDSRLAMTAAIRKVFAEKPAEFDPRKYLGPARDNMEKMYMHKIINVLGSDGKLAE; this is translated from the coding sequence ATGATTAATTACAAAGATTTAGGGCTCGTAAACACAAGAGAAATGTTTGCGAAAGCTATTAAAGGTGGATATGCTATCCCGGCTTTCAACTTTAATAATATGGAACAGTTGCAGGCTATTGTAAAGGCTGCTGTTGAAACCAAATCTCCGGTAATCCTCCAGGTATCTAAAGGTGCTCGCCAATATGCTAACCAGACATTGTTGCGTTACATGGCAGAAGGTGCTGTAGAATATGCAAAGGAACTGGGTTGCAAACACCCTGAAATCGTTCTTCACCTCGACCACGGAGATACATTCGAAACTTGCAAGTCTTGTATCGATATGGGCTTCTCTTCAGTTATGATCGACGGTTCTCACCTGCCTTACGAAGAAAACGTTGCTTTGACGAAGAAGGTAGTTGACTACGCTCATCAATTTGATGTAACTGTAGAAGGCGAACTTGGTGTATTGGCTGGTGTAGAAGACGAAGTTTCTGCTGAACATCATACTTATACTGACCCTGAAGAAGTAATCGACTTTGCTACTCGCACAGGTTGTGACTCTTTGGCTATTTCTATCGGTACTTCTCACGGTGCATACAAGTTCAAACCCGAACAATGCCACGTAGATCCGAAGACTGGTCGTTTGGTACCTCCTCCTTTGGCATTCGAAGTATTGGATGCTGTAATGGAGAAACTTCCGGGATTCCCCATCGTACTGCACGGATCTTCTTCAGTTCCTCAGGAAGAAGTTGAAACTATCAACAAGTTTGGTGGCAAGCTGGAAGCAGCTATCGGTATTCCTGAAGAAGAACTGCGTAAGGCTGCTAAGTCTGCAGTTTGCAAGATCAACATCGACTCAGACTCTCGTCTGGCTATGACTGCTGCTATCCGTAAGGTATTCGCAGAAAAACCGGCTGAGTTTGACCCGCGTAAGTATCTTGGCCCGGCTCGTGACAACATGGAAAAGATGTACATGCA
- a CDS encoding endonuclease/exonuclease/phosphatase family protein — protein MKKLLFLISLWLCVTTAGAQQNERDLYSVAFYNLENLFDTIHDAGKNDLEFLPSGSYVWTAEKYEAKLKNLAKVLSEVSRDRVPGGPAVIGVAEAENNRVLTDLVSQPAISNYKFVHYEGPDKRGIDCALLYDPEQFTVTNSKLVLSTPFEGDTVHLTRGFLIVDGQMAGERVCFIVNHWPSRGAKSPVRVHAAKQVRALTDSLMRTDKKLKLIVMGDMNDDPMDESMATLGARKYAKQVKKGEFYNPWWETLEDKGVGTLLYRGKWNLFDQIVVSRPLLKAKKGLKYDHNEVFIREYLFQQDGKYKGSPLRTHGGRVWLNGYSDHLPTIIYLKK, from the coding sequence ATGAAGAAGCTACTTTTCTTAATTTCCCTATGGCTCTGCGTCACTACGGCAGGTGCCCAGCAGAACGAGCGGGATCTGTATAGTGTTGCGTTTTATAATCTTGAGAACCTGTTTGATACGATTCATGATGCAGGTAAGAACGACCTTGAATTTTTGCCTTCCGGCAGTTATGTATGGACGGCTGAGAAGTATGAGGCCAAGTTGAAGAACCTTGCCAAAGTCCTGAGTGAAGTGTCGCGCGATCGCGTACCGGGAGGACCCGCCGTTATCGGTGTAGCCGAAGCTGAAAACAACCGGGTACTGACAGATTTGGTAAGCCAGCCGGCTATATCCAACTATAAATTCGTGCATTACGAAGGTCCGGATAAACGGGGCATTGATTGCGCTTTGCTTTATGATCCGGAACAATTCACTGTTACCAATTCCAAACTGGTGCTTTCCACTCCTTTTGAGGGAGACACTGTGCACCTGACGCGTGGCTTCCTTATTGTAGACGGACAGATGGCAGGCGAACGCGTTTGTTTCATCGTCAATCACTGGCCTTCCCGTGGAGCTAAGTCTCCGGTGCGTGTACATGCAGCCAAGCAGGTACGGGCATTGACAGACTCCCTGATGCGTACGGACAAGAAACTGAAGCTGATAGTCATGGGGGATATGAACGACGATCCTATGGACGAAAGCATGGCGACACTGGGTGCACGCAAGTATGCGAAGCAGGTGAAAAAAGGCGAATTCTATAATCCCTGGTGGGAAACCCTTGAAGATAAAGGTGTGGGAACATTGCTCTATCGTGGCAAGTGGAACTTGTTCGACCAGATTGTAGTCTCCCGTCCTTTGCTGAAAGCCAAGAAAGGTTTGAAGTACGATCATAATGAAGTCTTTATCCGTGAGTATCTTTTTCAGCAGGATGGCAAGTACAAAGGCTCTCCCTTGCGCACGCACGGCGGACGTGTTTGGTTGAATGGCTACAGCGACCATTTACCCACTATCATTTATTTGAAAAAGTAA
- a CDS encoding type B 50S ribosomal protein L31, with the protein MKKGIHPENYRPVVFKDMSNGDMFLSRSTVNTKETIEFEGETYPLVKMEISNTSHPFYTGKSTLVDTAGRVDKFMSRYGDRKKK; encoded by the coding sequence ATGAAAAAAGGTATTCATCCTGAAAATTACCGTCCGGTAGTATTCAAAGATATGTCTAATGGTGACATGTTCTTGTCTCGTTCAACCGTAAATACGAAAGAAACCATCGAGTTTGAAGGTGAAACTTATCCGTTGGTAAAGATGGAAATCTCTAACACTTCTCACCCGTTCTATACTGGTAAATCTACATTGGTGGATACAGCTGGTCGCGTTGATAAGTTCATGAGCCGCTACGGTGACCGTAAAAAGAAATAA